A stretch of Castanea sativa cultivar Marrone di Chiusa Pesio chromosome 2, ASM4071231v1 DNA encodes these proteins:
- the LOC142623653 gene encoding microtubule-associated protein RP/EB family member 1C, with amino-acid sequence MATNIGMMDSAYFVGRSEILAWINSTLQLNLSKVEEACSGAVHCQLMDAAHPGMVPMHKVNFDAKNEYEMIQNYKVLQDVFNKLKITKHIEVSKLVKGRPLDNLEFMQWMKRYCDSVNGGALHSYNPLERREASKGGKEVTKKAAPSQSSTKGSTAAPKAQSSHNARRNEVSSVNLANQSQKVPRPTSSGGPAYDEKITELKLSVDSLEKERDFYFGKLRDIEILCQSPEIEHLLVVEAIKKILYAADDDASVMAEAQAMLSSQQKEAEELSPIAEVLEEKSSSETQKRKNIVNFDVDAASLTTLSPRQRISDVSDVHCSGSPLMI; translated from the exons atggCGACCAATATAGGTATGATGGATTCAGCTTATTTCGTAGGCAGATCTGAGATCTTAGCCTGGATCAACTCCACTCTCCAACTCAACCTCTCCAAAGTCGAAGAG GCTTGTTCTGGTGCGGTTCACTGCCAGCTAATGGACGCTGCTCATCCAGGGATGGTGCCGATGCACAAGGTTAACTTCGACGCCAAGAACGAGTACGAGATGATCCAGAACTACAAGGTTCTTCAGGACGTGTTTAACAAACTCAAAATCACTAAG CACATTGAGGTGAGCAAGCTAGTGAAAGGAAGGCCGCTTGATAATTTGGAGTTCATGCAATGGATGAAGCGGTACTGCGATTCCGTCAATGGAGGCGCTCTGCACAg TTACAATCCTTTGGAGAGGAGAGAGGCTAGCAAGGGAGGAAAAGAAGTAACCAAGAAAGCTGCACCGTCCCAATCTTCAACAAAAGGTTCTACGGCTGCCCCCAAAGCTCAGTCCTCCCACAATGCTCGAAGGAATGAAGTATCATCTGTAAACCTTGCAAATCAGTCACAAAAGGTGCCGAGACCTACTTCTAGTGGAGGCCCTGCATATGATGAAAAG ATCACGGAGTTGAAGCTGTCTGTAGATAGCCTTGAGAAGGAGAGGGATTTCTACTTTGGAAAATTGAGGGATATTGAGATTCTCTGCCAGAGTCCCGAAATTGAACATTTACTT gtTGTTGAAGCAATAAAGAAGATTCTTTATGCTGCTGATGATGATGCATCAGTGATGGCAGAAGCTCAAGCCATGTTGTCCTCTCAGCAGAAGGAAGCAGAGGAATTGAGTCCCATTGCTGAGGTTTTGGAGGAGAAAAGCAGTTCAGAAACtcagaagagaaaaaatattgtgaatttcGATGTTGATGCTGCCAGCCTTACAACATTGTCTCCAAGGCAAAGGATTTCTGATGTTTCTGATGTCCATTGCAGTGGGTCACCCCTTATGATCTGA